Below is a window of Humulus lupulus chromosome 2, drHumLupu1.1, whole genome shotgun sequence DNA.
ttacatgttatgatatatgaagcctttaagtttttaggctggaaaccttagacctgagccatagctctatgttaaggtataacaacACCACCAACCCAAATCTTCATGAATTATGACTAaatatgttttgagttatatgagacgtgatacaatgccttgattgaatatcatcaaacatgaatcatgaatatgaacattggcatttcagcatcagcatgtatgcatggcatgcatagttatgtgatacattattatgtgatataagaccatgcatatgaatatgagaaaagttgtgaaatgccttgaaaagtcttatgtgaagttgaacattttaatgacaacAAGTCTTAAGCAAAGTGACAATAAggtgtttaaaaagggtgccactgtttcgatgaagcaattaagtaagtccAGTAAAGAAGACagaggtctataagacttatagtggctgcccactagtgtgggctaggtcagagttgaccattcagatatatTTTCCATgctcccgtctttctcctccattatatgtgtaataagtatggcagctgtggcaacgatgaaatgagtaatATGATGAGCCCAGCTGCGATAATGGCTAGCTGGAGGAGAACCCAtgtgattttatattatatgtgtaacaagccttGCAGGTATTGGCTAAATCGAACAGTGTGCACATAAGATAATGGGCCCATAACAACGTGAAAGTAAAAAGAGAAAAAGtacaaaagtaaagtttgaaagttcTTAATCAATAAATGAAATGTATAAGTATTATAAGTCAGTATATGAGTATATGTGCacttcaaactcacgacattcatgtgtatgtctatgcatgaaatttacttactaagcgttagctcattatgttattttccaaaaaatttccaggtgtggctttagatgttgagcaacttgtggagcacaaACTCAATAGCAAAgcaatagtggtttagggtttttcatattgctacatttaaaattaaagtattcatacgtgtaataatttatattaataagtttatataaaagttttaaattattatgtatttcttagtatcattttatttaattcatttggtcaagtgcctaacaaGGCAAACGTACCCTACCGTAGGGACGTCACAattgttcttcaactagtgggatgtcccacacatttctgtgatgcaTTACTTGGACGACTTTCCAGTGAGATTTACTTTTAAGGTcatcaatgtagaaaacttggttagcctgagttgccaagataaatttatcatctttgaacGCCTCTGAACTAGTTTTAATACTCATTTTGTTTTTCTCAGACTTTAATCCTGAAGACCGATTATtgtcaaaccatttgcacttaaataatacaacaaaacaaccagaaagatatgacataactaaaacttcttccaactgATTGTAATAAGTATTATTTTCAACTCCTGCGACAGGGACTCCAATATTTTGAGTTTTGCAATTCTTGTCcctgtcataacacaaaaatataactccatttacaacacaccTAGGGTACGAAGCAACGCGAGTTGAAGAACCGTTtgctaaagagattaattcttcTTATACTTCCGAGGAACCCGTTTTccgaagatgataaatcttattagaaaaccaattaggaaattccttcctatgtaattggtctaggttttcaacacCTCGAGTCCGAATAATTTCCATATGCTCTCTACAATGAACAAAAACAATCAATTTAAGAGttactaataagtattataataaacatgcaatgaaAGGATGAACTACTTTAATTACTTACTGAAGATATGGAAAGATCTCATTGCAGTTATTTAGAATATACTAATTCActgttttcttcacttcatcatCCAATGTTGTCAAGGATTTCTTACCAATTGGATGACCATGAGATAGAAATACCGATATATTTTTAAGTTATGGACCAACATCTACATTTCGGTTTGTACGATTGAACTTTGTTTCAACTCCTTTCaagtacatggagcaaaatgttaatgCCTCATCAACCACATATCATTTTGCTATTGACCCCTCTGGACGTGCTTTATTACGAACATAATTCTTCAACTTTTTCATATACCTTTTAataggatacatccacctcatgtgaacCGGTCCTCCAAGTATTGCTTCTTCTGGTAAATGTATTAGTAGATGGACCATGATATCGAAAAAAGTAAGGGGGGAAATGTTTTCTAACTTGCAAACAATTTCAACAATTGAAGTTTTGACTTTTTCTAAATCCGAGACTTTTAAAATTCTCGCACAAATGAGCTTGACgaaagtgcataactcaataatagttgtactaatcgatttctctaggaatgcatgcacaccaactggcaaaagacgttgcataatgatgtgacaatcatgtgatttcaaaccagtgatcttattgtcattatcaatcacattcttccttaggttagatccaaaaccatctggaaacttcgccaatttaagaaatcgacaaaacttttggcGATCTTCAACAGAGAAAGTAAACTTGGTCGCAGACTTTTGTATCTGACCATTCAATTTCTTCAGCTGTAACTctggtctcatcttcatcttctccaagtatACTCTGGCACTAACTGTATCATTGGTCTTATTCTCTAGCCCAACTATTGTGCCTCCTAAACCGtcgcacacatttttctcaacatgcataacatctagattgtgtcgcaacattatgttggccCAATATGAGAGctcaaaaatatactttttttctgCAATCCTACTTGctcttttgtacgctttcttttttGGCCACCATATCTTACATGTCTACCAGGAAGAGAATCGAGTATAAAACTCATTTGTGTGAACATAtcttgcatggttaatggcttTGGTGGTAGTCTTTTTTCAACAacaccatatgtcttcttgtcccttctaatAGCATGTTCGATTGGTAAAAATGTCTATGGCCATAAAAAGCAGCATTAttttgtaaacgaatagatggtgttgccacattgcatgtagagcaagcatgataaccttgGCCAATCAAtccagaaaggctactccttgTTGGGTAATCatttatagtccacatcaaagctgcTCGAAGAGTGAAGAAACTACAATTGACTGCATCTCGAGTCTGTACACCggtcacccataattcttttaactcatcaatcaatggtcttaagaaaacataaaaaTCTTTTACTGGCGAATGATGCCCGGAATTAAtaagctcaacatgaaattagtttctctcatgcacaaccatggtggaaagttatatgtcgtcaacacaaccgaccacatactataagaaagacttatattaccaaagggattgaatccatctgcagccaatcGAAGGTGCACATTCATGGGTTCCATTGCAAACgttggattatttcggtcaaagtccttcAAAGCTTTCCCATCAGTaggatgacgcaatacaccatATTCTTTTATACATTGCTtgtgatgccatctcatatgttgagcaatgtgtCTCGATGCATATTTTCACATTAACCTTGGGGTTAAAagaaaataacgcatcactttatgaggcagtttcttgcccttggtgttcttgttcACCCACTGATCCTCCCCACAAACAAgacatttgctttttccagcatgttctttccaaaagaGCGCGCAATCATTCTTGCTaacatggattgactcgtaggTGAATTCAAGTTTACGCAACAACCTTTTCGATGTATAATGcaattttggaagcttatttgaggctggaaatgcatcatgtaacaactccaacattccatcaaatattttgttgggaatttttcccaacactttgaaatgcatcaacttcactaggaaatccaatgatgtgtaattttgatACCCAGGGAATAATGGAGCCTCAATCTCAGCAAATAAATtgttataatgttgcccacccctATAGTTTtttgtaggtatctcttgatcgcgttcattctcttcatattcgtcattgtcactttgcataacatcattgagaacatcAATCATTTCgtcttcatcattttgatctatatCACTttcttcattggtattatttcatcctctccatgccaatgccaattggtatattttcgaagaaaaccatttacaaagagatggttttctaatacatcaatcgtctgaaattcaacgttgacacacctcctacatgGACATTTCACCAATCTCCTTGAGTCAACGTACTGCCTAGCTATCTGAAGAAAATCTATCACATTAGTTTCATACTCATCAGATAATCGATttgtcaaattaatccagctcttgtcgatcgacattgtatgagtGTAGCATTGCACGGAACActtatcatcaaacttacaataaATAATAGttgagtgtaaatattattaaaattatttaaatttgacatattttttttctaacttcaaatattaattttaattttaattacgaTTAATGGTTAATCTCttacaattaaattaattttaataattattaagattatatttaaaattggttttctaataatatatttgttaattttattttatcagaactaacaaatattattatttcacatattaattcactatttattaaaggctatttaggttttttaccccccgaactattacatatGCATTATCGTGCCCCCCGAATTTTTCAGGCCATTAAAAAATCCCCCCGatctattcacagtcatgtaaattaggacttcTGTCCAATTCTGTTCATTTTTTGTAACGGGAGGATGATGTGgccttttttttacataattttggATGACACGTGCGACTCTAAAGTGTGAGTTGGATATTatagagaaaataacaaaaataaataagaataatTTGTTATAAATCGAATTTTTTACAACAAACTTAGAACCCTAGTTTCAATTTTCCCCCTTTCTGTCGACTTTGAAGATAAATTATTGCTGCTTATTTCTCCATGGATGGTGGTCGAAGGTTTGAAGAAGAATGGAGTAAACCCAATTGTGATTGTGGGTTTCAGTGTGTACTACGCACTACTTGGACATTCAACAATTCTACTAGAAGGTTCTATGGCTGCCCAAGATACAAGGTTTGTAAATTTATTGGTTTCCTTTGATTTGGATTATTGGTTctgatttttgtttttatttcagAGGAATGAGGTTGATGGGTGTGGATTTATCAGATGGGTGGACCCTCCATCATTCCCTGTACATGGTGAAAGGTTTAAGGAGGAAATAGGAGGGTTTTTTAAAAGGTTAGAGGAGATGGAAGATAATGTTAAGCAACTACAGATTATGgatgaaaaaagagaagaagaactTGGTTCAATATTGAAGATGTTAAGAGATTTGAAATCTGGTGTTTGTTTTTGTGTTGGAATATTTTCGCGTGTTTTGTATATCTTAGTTATGTTGCTTATTTCTTAATTGGGAGTATTAAGCAGTCATTGTTGAAAAATATAATGTAACTTTTAGACTTATTGAATCAATAGTTGTTTATTAAGTAAGCAATAGTTGTTTATTTCTTATTGTTTTATTGTAAAGTAAAACAAATGGAACATCTTGTTGAATCCTGTTGAATCAAGATGTATTGGTCATATAgaattaatgaattaaattgtGATGTGTTGTTTAAGGAAAAATGGAATTTGAATTATATAGTTTTTACAATATATCTGGAGTAACATAAGAAGAATTCAACACAATAAAGCTATCTCAGAtctaatattttcattgaatactTATCATGCTTACATTCTGAGTGTAGATAAATAAAAAAGCAATTGTTCTTGCTGCAAATGTATCAAAATAACTGACAAAAATTACATTTGATTATGTTGAGATGCTATACAGTACACTGACTTATCAAAATGATATTCCTTGTCTGACTTATCAAAATGTCATTTGTTGTACAACCACATCCAAAATGAGTCCAAGCATCCCATGTCCTAAAAAAGGGTCTTCTCTCATGTTTAGGTTCCTCCTCCTACAAGTCTGGTACTCCTTCTTTGTGCCAGTTCCTTATACCTTGGCCTTTTCTGctgcagtggtttaaacaacatGATTATCCATAGGTTTAAGCAAAGTATATGAACAACACTAACTATCCAGCCTTATAACCACCTGCCCCACTTTATTTCAGTAGTAAACTGAATAAAATATAGCAATATGGGTCTTTATTTTAGTATCATAGACCAACAAAATATAACAACATTGATTTTAGATTGGAATAACTGTGGTGGATTCGTGACTTCTGAAGTAGCCTGTTGTGAAGAAGAGCTCACAGAACCGTGAGGTAAAGGATCACTATTCCTCCCATCAGTAGAAGGATCTTGTGGAGGAGCTTTGTTTTCCTAGGGAAGCATATTCAACCAAGTTAttaaccattaaaaatagcaaAACATACccaacatcaaaattaaaatgGTAATGTCTACATAccgatttttttttgtttcttgaacATGTTCTGAAGTTGTGTCCCTTTGCACCACAACTAGAACATCTAATGCTAATGTATCTTCTTTTCAACTTCTTTCCGGTAGCTACTTCATCAAGTTGCAAAGTCCTGCTCTTCTTTGGCCTACCAGGCTGTTTTTTGTTAATTGGGCCAACCATTCCAAGCTTTCCACTTATAGGCCACTCATCTTGATTCCTAATTGGAAAAATCTGCACTGAGTAAGCCTTCATGTAGTACTCTTTGGTATACCATTTGCTGACATAAAGATCTGTATCTTGCCTTCTTTGCCAAATCGCAGCCACCGCATGACTACAAGGAATGCCGATCAATTCCCATCTTCTGCACGAACATACCGATGCTTTCAAATCAACTGAGTACATTCGCCCATACATGTTATGGACTTGGTTAATGTCATCTGAAGACTTTGTGGGTATGTGGGATGAAGCCTCAACCTTGTTCTTCTCAAGAATTGTGGCAGTTTTTGGAGCAATGTTGGACTCCCTTCTGACAACTGACAGTCTATTTTTGCTGATCCTTTGCATCAAATACATCCAGATACACTCTAGCATAGACAAA
It encodes the following:
- the LOC133814281 gene encoding uncharacterized protein LOC133814281 — encoded protein: MYLCFVGLREGFNGGCRPVIGLDGAHIKVVHPGKLLTAIGIDGNNQMYPIAIAVVEIKNKDSWSWFLNLLRVDLIIENSNHWTFITDKQKGLKQVLKGIWDEGIPEAEHRHCARHLERNFIKVFRDKILKDLLWKAAREVTVRRFEVVMNEIRMVNEAAYEWLMAAGPKHWARSYFRTNPKCDILLNNMCEGFNGTPTILAARGRPILSMLECIWMYLMQRISKNRLSVVRRESNIAPKTATILEKNKVEASSHIPTKSSDDINQVHNMYGRMYSVDLKASVCSCRRWELIGIPCSHAVAAIWQRRQDTDLYVSKWYTKEYYMKAYSVQIFPIRNQDEWPISGKLGMVGPINKKQPGRPKKSRTLQLDEVATGKKLKRRYISIRCSSCGAKGHNFRTCSRNKKKSENKAPPQDPSTDGRNSDPLPHGSVSSSSQQATSEVTNPPQLFQSKINVVIFCWSMILK
- the LOC133814279 gene encoding uncharacterized protein LOC133814279, encoding MDGGRRFEEEWSKPNCDCGFQCVLRTTWTFNNSTRRFYGCPRYKRNEVDGCGFIRWVDPPSFPVHGERFKEEIGGFFKRLEEMEDNVKQLQIMDEKREEELGSILKMLRDLKSGINKKAIVLAANVSK